In Arvicanthis niloticus isolate mArvNil1 chromosome 16, mArvNil1.pat.X, whole genome shotgun sequence, the sequence TTGACCTTCTTAGATGATAGCATCTAAATGTTGACTTGGAGGAAATGCTTTCCAGGGCCCCTAAAGAACAAAGGACATTATCACCTCAATGGTGCCGATCTCTTGTTAATCACCAATGATTTTCAGCCTTAGCCTGGCCAGCAGTCACAGATTCTCAATTCAGTTTTCTCACACAGAGTGTTTGAAGCGTCACAAGCCAAGCCTCCGCTGTGTTATTCTCAGCGTTATTTTCCAAGTTCCCACAAGAGCAGCTCATCAGGCCCCAACACTCACTGGATTTtgtagcccaaagttccaaaacCACCTGCAATCCTCTAACAAACTAatccaaagacataaataattGCACAGTCAGGTCCGTAACAGCAACATACTACTTAAGTCTTGGTACCAGTTTCTGTTCTAGTGTCCTTTCTATTGATGTAACAAAACTTATtttccaaaagcaacttagggaagtaAAGGATTAATCTGATTTACACTCCTAGGCTGTCATCCACCATTTGGAgaaatcaagacaggaacctagaggctgGAACTATGGAAGAATACTGCTTGTTGGCTCGTTCAGGCTCACACACAGCTTCCTTACACAGCTCAGGACAACTTGCCTAGGGAATAGAGTCACCCATGGTTGGCTGGGCCCACAGACGACCTTGATAAAGGCAGTCAGTCAGTTGAGACTCTTGCTTCAGATGAGTCTAGTCTACACGAGTTGATGGTTAAATGCTAACTAGGACAAGGGTCTTTGTAGGTGTGAGTAGTAAAGAGACTGTCACACTGGAGCAAGATGACCCCAACAGACCCCATGTCTtcaaagagaaaagatacagaaaCACAGAGGAGCCAAAGATCACCAGAAACCACCAGAAGCCATAATGAAGTAGGCTGAGGATTGTCGAAGCCTTTAGAGAGAATAGGTCTGGGAGATGCTTTGACTTTTACTCGTGGTTCCAGACCTGTATAGCAATAAACATCTGCTATTTTAAGGCCCCTGTTCCAGAAATGTCCCTGAAGGACATCCAGCGGAGTTCggttcttcctttcctgtctggTTAGGGACACCTAAAAGTCATTCTTTCCCTTTAGTGGATGGAATACAGGATAGAGAATGTAATAATGAAAGCATCAGTGATGGCGTGAATGTTGTGCCCACCCAAGCTCCAACCTTTGGCCTCACACAACCCGGTCAAGGCAAATATGGTGGGAGCTGGAGAGCCTCTTCTTGACTGTGAGACTTCGTGACATTGATTCCCCTGTGGAGACGTGTCAGACTCAAGAGCCCAGAGACAGTGTTCTCCTAGCTGTGGCATCCTGATCCAGTGGGCTAACAGACTGGTGGGATGACAGTGAGCTGCACTGGACCACACAGGGCCCCTCTGGGTGGGACTGGCCCCCTCTCCTGACTACTTTGAGTCCAAATTCTAAGCCAGGGCTTGTCTCCCAGTTTACGTCCAGGTGTTCTCCATCCTGATTGTGGTTATGGCAGGGGCCTTCATCATCGGCATCATTtacaggtgggtgctctgaatTCTGTGTAGGAGGGGGAATGGTCTCGGGCAGGCAAACGATCCCTGCCGCCTCCCTCGTGTGTCTGCTGCCGCTCTGTGTACATTAATGATACTTAATGATAAAAGCGAGTTCCCAGCTGGATGTCTGAGACCCTAAGAGCAGCATTTAGTGCAATGGCTTTGTCAGCCTCTGCAACTACAGTCCTGGGACCATCTTCTGCTACAGTGATCGAAAACAGCACCCAGGAGGTCCCATGGTTCATGCTAAGGGCCAGCTGGGCTCTCCTTTGTCCTTAAACACTGTTGTGACAAAAATGGCTAAAAGGTAAACCTAAAGGAGGGAGGGTTTATTTCGACTCAGCCTGAAGGGTGCCGCTGCCTGAAGGGTGCCGCTGCCTGAAGGGTGCTGCTGCCTGAAGGGTGCTGCTGCCAACAGTTAAGGTTGGTTTTGCCACCCCGATGAGTCTAGTCTTGAGGTTCTGTCAGACATGCTCTGCGGGGCCGATGGCTCAGTGATTCTGGATCCTGCCAAGTTGATAACACTAACCACCACACACCCCACATGATGCTCGAAACCCTGGGCTGAGCAAGTCCATGTACTGTGTGTGGCATGCCAGTGTTTGGGACACACTCAGAGGGACACTCATTCTGTCATTGTCCTGGAGATAGTGCAGCCTTAGACCACACAGCTGGTTTTCGTCTGCAGAGCAGGGCTGGTATTCAATTCAGCATCCAGCTCTGGTGTGGCTGCTGTTCTTCAGGCTCTGTCCTGTGATTGGCACAAAGCCATGGAGAGGATTTACATGCCTTGCCTAGCACCTGCTCTAGCCTTTCATCCGGCCAACACAGCCAGTCTTGCAGCACAGTGTATACTTTCTTCCTGGGTTTTGCCTTAGAGAGATAGAGCTGAGACCACAGAGCAAAGCATGTGGGTCTCATTCCAGAGCCTGGGTACAGAGCACAGGGCAGGAGGTGCTCAGGGCCAGGAGCTCCCATCTCCTAGCTGCTTGGCTGTGATCAAGCCTTTCTTCCTCAGGGTTGTACAGGAGATTAAAAGAGAGAGGGAACTCTGCATGGAGTAcatgccaccaccaccgccaccgccaccattAGTTAAGACCCTTGAGGAGCCTGAGACATCTGTTCAAATATCCTCCCCTACACCCTCACCTTCAATTTCCTCTAGAGTCCCCTCCGTGAAGGAGACTGAGACCCAAGAAAAGAAAGGTAGGCTGGTGTGAATGGTGTCTGTCTCTACCCTTGTGGCTCCTCCCTTCACACATGCTCACGGCCTTTGATGGCCCTTAACAGGAATGACTTGATTGTCGGTGACTCCAAGGAAAAGATACAGACCTCTTGTTGCTTTTGGACTAGAAAAAGTCCAGGTTAGGGAAAAGGATGCCCCAAACGTGGCATCTTGTTGTGAGATGTGGGATGGAAAGACCTGTCTTGTCTGACATCCATCCTCATGCCCTGGTTTCATGGAAGCCTCCAGGGCAAACAGGCCTGGAAGACCCTTCCCTGCTAATCTGTGGATCTAAAGCTGTCTGCAGGACACAGGTTCATCTTTCCCTTGGTGCCTTCTGTGTTGAGACAGGGGATATGGAGACCTTTTGCTGAGGCTTCAGTCCTCATGATGTATTGGGAAACAGTGACAGTACAGGCCTTTTACCGATTGGCTTCTGGAAAAACACTTGTCACATGTTTAGTTTATTCCAAACCCTTGCTAAAATCTCCTAAGGGTGCTGCATGTCTCATCAGAGAAACACTCAgattcctgcccctccccccaatctAGCCTCAGTGACCACCTCACAAccacaggagaagaaagaagacaccaATGGCAATGTCCCGCCCCAGGCAGCACCTTGAATGTCTGCGACAGAGAGACCGtctgtgagaaaaaaataaaggtatttttttttgagTGTTGCTTCTTGCTCTCTGCTGCCCTGTCCCTGGCCACGTTTCTACGTAGGAGAAAGAGCATGCCTTTGGGTGCAGGCAGGGACTATAATTGGTTTCTACAGCTCTGCCAGCCATTAATACTAAGACCACGAGGCAAGGACACTGTCATAACACAGACAGGCTACACAGTCCCTGTATTATTctgggtttctattcctgcacaaaacatcatgaccaaaaagcaagttggggggtggggttattcagcctacacttccacattgctgttcattaccaaaggaagtcaggacaggaactcacacagggcaggaatttggaggcaggagctgatgcagaggccatggaggggtgctgcttactggattgcttcccctggcttgctcagcttgctttcttataaaacccatgGCTACCAGCCCaggcatggcaccacccacagtgggcccttcctaccttgatcactaattgagaaaatgcctcacagttggatctcatggagacatttcctcaagggaggctcctttctctgtgataactccagcttgtctcaagttggcacacaaaaccagccagttcaGTCCCCTTTTCAGAGGAAAGATCAAGGTTGTCACACAGATTCAGGGAGTCCATGACGTGCCAGTGAAAGCTTTCTAAGGAGCAGAGGACTCTTCAGAGAAGGAGACAATCCTACTGTGGGTATTCCAACCATCTCTAGCCATCTCCACCCCAAAGGTGCCCTTTCTTCACTGATGCCTCACCCCGAGGTGAGAGCTTCCAAGAACTGCCCAGCCAGGATCCCAGAATGGGAAGCTCAGAGCACCCATAGAATACTAATATGGAGTGGCTGGCTGGGAAGCCCTTCGTCGTGGGCACTGGACTCCTCCCTTTGGAAATGAGCAACGTCTGTATAGCTGGGGCTCTGAATGGATACACACGGGCAGACAGACCAGACTCAGGTTCCTGGAGTCACTTGGGTGAAAAGTCAGGATGAAcctcctcccaacccccccccccccccactagagGTCCTCAGGTATCTCTTGATGATGCTGTCTCTATGCTGTGGGTATGGAGGCTGTCTGTCggggctgaggcaggtggatttccatTAGCTCTGTAATTCCCACTGGCTTCTGGTTGGTCTTATCTCTTAGGTTTCTAGCATGCTTTTGGAAAAGGGATATATATTCTAGACCTTGCCTATCTTAAGGTTCTGGACTCAGCTTTAGCACAAAGATGGACACAGATAAGTGCACCAATGGTATGTCAAGACCCAGTGACTCCGCTAGGAATGCAGGTGGTAGGTTGGACTTGGGTGGAAGCCACAGGCCTTGCCTAGATATTAGCATGCTTTTGGAAGCTGGGGATGTGGGAAGCTGAGGTCTCCTTTATCAAAGAACATTGTGGTAGTAGAGTGACACCCTCCTTGGCACATGCTTGTTGGAAGAGTGTCCACCTCTTCCTGTATTGTTTCCATGGAAGTGACACATGAAACCTCAAGTTGTGTGCCTATGTGAGGTTTTAGGGGCTGCTCTGCCATCACAAGAATCCAATTACAAGTCTCCTTTGTGGTAACCTCTCTCTACTAAAGCCCCACCTATGTCCAGGTCCCCTGTGTAGTTCTTAGTTGGAGTCATCAAAGATCTGTTGATGCACAAATGAGAGGGCACTGTTCAAAGATGTGCCTGTCACCTGGAGCCATCCCCTGGGAAGTCCCTCTGTTATGGGGTAAATGTAGAAATGGGCTTTTCCAATTTGGGTCCCATAAGACCCACTGCCCCTTCCATAGCACTTTAGGGACCATTGAGGAAGGAGGGGTGGGGCTGAGTCTTTCTGGGGACCCTGTTGGGGGATGCCTGGTTTAGCACACACATGTAAGGTGGTCAGTAGGTGGCCCTGTGAAGAATGGCCTGCTATGGTCTGGTGTTAGCTCCTCCTTGCATGCACCTGTGCTCTGCCTGTAGGAAGGGGTGGGTCCTACCTTCTCTAGAGTGTCCAGAAGGAGTGTGGTAGGTGTGGCCTCCACTCCAGGTAGATGGAGGAGAGTACAGTAAGAGTCAGGACTACCAAGATGGTGCGGCCTGGGACAGGAGGGTAGGCTCTGAGTTCTCACTGCCAACTAACAGGCTGTGATAGCTGATACTGTTAATTTGATGGGGTCCAGAATCATTGAAAAGCTAAGCTCCTAGGTACATCTGTGAAGAAGTTTCTAGACTAGATTAATTAAAGCATGAAGGCCCACCCTTGTCCTGACTGAGTAAAAATGAGAGCACTGAGCCTCAGGATtcatctgcttcctgactgtggatgcaatgtgaccagctgcctcaagctcctgccactgtgacctcccatcatgatggactgcatCCTCAAAGGCCACTGTGACctcccatcatgatggactgcatTCTCAAAGGCCACTGTGACctcccatcatgatggactgcatCCTCAAAGGCCACTGTGACCTCCCATCATGACGGACTGCATCCTCAAAGGCCACTGTGACctcccatcatgatggactgcatCCTCAAAGGCCACTGTGACctcccatcatgatggactgcatTCTCAAAGGCCCAGCTCCTGCCACTGTGAGctcccatcatgatggactgcatCCCCAAAGGCCACTGTGACCTCTCATCATGATGGACTGCATCCTCAAAGGCCACTGTGACCTCCCATCATGACGGACTGCATCCTCAAAGGCCACTGTGACCTCCCATCATGACGGACTGCATCCTCAAAGGCCACTGTGACctcccatcatgatggactgcatCCTCAAAGGCCcagctcctgccactgtgacctcccatcatgatggactgcatCCTCAAAGGCCACTGTGACCTCCCATCATGGTGAACTGCATCCTCAAAGGCCcagctcctgccactgtgacctcccatcatgatggactgcatCCTCAAAGGCCcagctcctgccactgtgacctcccatcatgatggactgcatCCTCAAAGGCCAAAGAAAGCCCTTTGGTCCTTAAGTCATTTTTCTTGGGTATTTGGTCTTAGCGACGAGGTAAGTAATGATACACACAGGTACTGTTTAACCAGGAGGGCAGAGGGTGCACACAGTAGGAGGCTTCTCATATAGTAACCATCACCCCGAGTTTACTGGGGTGATGCAGCCTGCTCAGGGGGAGGAGAGACTCAAGTCTTTGCTTTTTCAGGTATGGTAAAGCAGATATGGGTGGGTGGGGTATTCACTCAGCTAAAGGTCTGAGCACAATGCAAAGCTTGGTGAGGGTTTCTTCCCTGCTTGTCTCTGGGCTGTGGCATTGGACTTGGGTTTGACTGGATCCTACATTTGATACCTTTGGTATCAGATCTTTAAGGCTTGACTGGAATTCAACCTCCAGGACTCTAAAGTCCCATCTTAGTACAGCCACCCTTGGGAATGCTTAGTCTCTTTCTCTATGACTGCATATATGGTATATGTCCTACCATGACTGCACATATGACATATGTTCCTCCATAACTGCACATATGATATATGTCTTACCATGACTGTACATATGATATATGTCTTACCATGACTGTACATATGGTATATGTCTTACCATGACTATACATATGGTATATGTCTTACCATGACTGCACATATGATATATGTTCTACCTTGACTGCACATATGATATAGGTTCTACCTTGACTGCACATATGATATATGTCCTACCATGATTGCACACATGGTATATGTCCTACCATGACTGCACATATGGCATATGTCCTcttggttctgttttttttttttctttctttcttttttttttttttttgtttgtttgtttttcgagacagggtttctctgtatagccttggctgtcctggtactcactcagtagaccaggctggcctcgaactcagaaatccgcctgcctctgcctcccaagtgctgggattaaaggcgtgcgccaccaccgcccggctggttcTGTTTTTCTGACCTGTGATTATTGGTCTGAAGGAAGAAGATAGAGTCTGTGTTTTTTTCATCCTGCTATTGGTTGTAGGTCACCCGAGAAAGGGGGATTTGGTATCAGAGGTCCTTTGGGGCAGTGTGGCTTCCATTTTTTGAGGGAAAACCTCAAGCAAGATGGCAGATGTGACATTCTGTTCTGTGGGACTGGCTCATCAGACCTGCCAAAAGGCCTCCAGGGAACCATGCTAATGGCAACTGTTGCTgccacctactgtgtgccaggatGGCCTGTTTCCACCCCCTCTCTGTGACCCTGTGCCTGTGATTTGCTGGGAGGTCAGTCAGAGACACGTGTGTAAAAATTATGATCACCTGTGCATCTTTCCAACTCTTGTAGGGCACTAGGTACCAGGCTAGGGCAGTTGCTGGCCCTTCCATGGCCTTTCCCATGGCCTTTCCCTCTATAGTTGCTTTACTCCACGAGTTCAGGATTGCTTAGGGTATTCAGTCAGGAGATGAGTGAGCCAGCGTGGGATACACTTAAGCCCCAGACGGTCACTGGAGCATGACAACTTTCCAGTCTCACCAGTGGGCTCTAGTGACACTCAGCGTTTGAGGCGAGCATCCTCGgaatccttcctccatccctcatTTGGTGTGCAAACGTTGATACCTGTTGGCATTTGCCTCTGGGGAAAATGAAAGTTTATGGGTGTGTTCCGTACAAAGGTCTCTTTCAATGATTTTCTCTCATAGGGAATCAATCAGGGGCTCTGCATCTGAGTGCTTTGATGTTCTAGAGTCTGTGTAGTGGAGTCTGGTGTCTGTCCCAGTGACATGAGAGTTACTCTAGAAACCAGGACACTCAGCCATGAGTGAAGACTTTACAATCAACTGCTTTTCAGACCTTCAAGGGCAAGGCCTCTGTATGTGTCCCTATATCTCCTTGTGATGATGCCAAATGTGACCTGCAGCACTGAGCTACCCTCTGCCAGCTTTGTACTACCAAGACCAAGATTTATTTATACCCCAAATGATGGTATGGAGAGGCAGGGCACTGTGAGTGCCAAGAGGCATACACAGGATAGACCTGTGATAGTGAGCTCAATGCTGGTCGCATGACCGGGGGCCATAAAACTGCCTATTCAGACAAGGTCAATTCCTAGAGTCATGTGAAGGAACAAGGACTTTCTACCCTTATCTGAAGTTTCCTGTGcatgcacctctgtgtgtgtgtgtgtgtgtgtgtgtgtgtgtgtatgtgtgtgaatgtgatgtCAGTCTTCAGTGCAGAGAGAAAGTGCATGTTCCTATGTGGATAGTCTGAGGAGCGTTGTTGTGCTATGACCAGTGAGGGTTTGTACTATGGTTCTGTCCCAGGAAGTCATACAGACACGTGATGGCTGGCACACATGTGGTGGTTAGCATATACCTTTTGTGTTCCCCGAGCAGTGCTCTGTTTTTACCTTACccacgtgattttttttttttttccaaatcaacAATGAAATCTTAAGGAAGACACTGGGCGCCTTCAGTAGTTCAGCCTCCTTAATTCGCTTGCATCTTTCcctttgtgctttcttttcagGGCGATCCAATTCTGAACAAAAACGCTCCGCACATTTGCGACTATTGCACCAATTACATTCATGCTATCTTTTCATATTGAAgatgataaaaatagaaaaatttaagagTCTTGTATCAAAGAGCATGCGAAGATTCTTTTGTGCTGTGGCCTTTCCCCACCGTGTGCTCATTAATGCTGAAGGGATCCAAACCTTCCTGAAGGACAGAAGAATCTCTCTCCTTTCCAAGCTCACTTTACTTCCATAGCATCTCTGAGCTGATGGATGACATTCATGTCCCTACTGGGCTGCACTCTGCTGTCACCAGATGTATGATTAAAATGACAAACTCTAAGGGGATGCTTGAGTCCTCCTTtctgtctccccttctctctctcttttttttggggggtcattgtcttagttagggtttccattgctgtgaagagacaccatgaccaaggcaacttttataaggacaacatttaactgggactggcttacaggttcataggttcagtccattatcatcaaggcaggagcatggcagcatccaggcaggcatggtataggaggagctgagagttctacatcttcatctgaaggctgctagcagaatactgacttccaggcagctaggatgagggtcttaaagcccacacccacagtgacacacctacttcaacaaggtcacactgcCTAATGGTTCCATTCcatgggctgagcatatacaaaccatcatagtcATGAACTCTGAAGGGTTCTTCTCCACGTGACCCATTCCATTCCCATCctatcccttcctcttccctaccTCATAACTATCTCACTTCCCACCCAATTCCCATTCCTTGTCCAACCCCAGGCCCACCTCCTCTCCATCCCATGTCCTGCAATAAGTCCACCATTTTCACATCACCTTCTTCTCTCAGTTGTATCCCCAGGAGAACCCTTCCTCTTTATCCTTAGGGGCATTTGCTAATGAGTCCGGTAGTTCCTGGTTTGACCTCTTTCCAAAATTATTCCCAGGAACTCAGAATAAGCAGCCCCTTGGGTAATTCCTTTGTAAACATCCTTACTAAAGAAGTTGCACCAGGAGATCCCGGCAAAGCATTTGTGTATTCCCCCAAATCAGCATGGTAGTTGCTTTCTTTTCATTGCGGTAGCCAAAACACCTGACAGAAGCAATTGAAGGAGGTGAGGCATGTTTATCTTGGTGCCCACCCTTCCATCACAATGGTGGAGATGTGGTGGCTAAGATAGCATCACTTGGTCGCTGCAAATTAGGCCTCAGGGGCAGATCAGAGGTCAGAGAGCTTGGGACAGAAGTGAGACCAGACCATAGCTCCCAAAGGTCTACTACCTCTAGTGACTCACAATCCCAGGGCCACAGCAATCCCAGGGCCAACCAAAGCAGCAGGACCAGTTGAGAAACAAGTGTTTGAATGCAGATACTTTTGGGAAACACTTGGCACAGGAAACACAGGGGCAGTCTGCAATGGCATCATGTAGAAGAAGGTGGTGACAATGGATGGGGAGAGGCTGCAGCGATGTGTGACGAGAATTTTGTCGCTTCCGGCTCCTGCATGTGCAGCAGAGACACACTCGGGACCGACTTCTTGCTTGTCTCCCTCTTCATTCATATTTGATAGTGAGCACGCAGTTTCTTGTTTGACCCCAAAACAACTCTGGGTTCTGTATTATATCTCCTAAAGGTCATCCCTAAATCATAAGTCTCCTGCCTCACGGACCAGCCTGCCTACATTCCCACACTGCCATGATGGAGCAGTCCAGGCTGACAC encodes:
- the Tex29 gene encoding testis-expressed protein 29 isoform X1; translated protein: MAYLILASLSAATMRYTTEIKKSPPHLLKQFAVCDIPLYDICDYNVTRDQCKQLGCCFYKSVCYEKAVPIYVQVFSILIVVMAGAFIIGIIYRVVQEIKRERELCMEYMPPPPPPPPLVKTLEEPETSVQISSPTPSPSISSRVPSVKETETQEKKASVTTSQPQEKKEDTNGNVPPQAAP
- the Tex29 gene encoding testis-expressed protein 29 isoform X2 encodes the protein MRYTTEIKKSPPHLLKQFAVCDIPLYDICDYNVTRDQCKQLGCCFYKSVCYEKAVPIYVQVFSILIVVMAGAFIIGIIYRVVQEIKRERELCMEYMPPPPPPPPLVKTLEEPETSVQISSPTPSPSISSRVPSVKETETQEKKASVTTSQPQEKKEDTNGNVPPQAAP